From Methanosarcina lacustris Z-7289, one genomic window encodes:
- a CDS encoding UPF0280 family protein, with protein MPEPAKEPAKEPAKEPANEPEKGLEKRHVKPVIKEHFQLKETIVTIAADAQAHIEAAKEAIRSHRAALETYILSDPYFQITLEPYACPKNAPEVVRRMVKAGNTMGIGPMSAVAGTISALALEAMVKAGAKYAIVDNGGDIALINDRQVVVGIYAGQSPIKNLGLIFEPRDSITGICTSAGTVGPSISFGMADAAAVFSDDVSLADAAATALGNEVGIGRESVEASFKAVKDVPGIKGALVIQGEYIGMWGKVPKITRADVRHEYITKA; from the coding sequence ATGCCAGAACCCGCTAAAGAACCCGCTAAAGAACCCGCTAAAGAGCCTGCGAACGAACCAGAAAAAGGACTTGAAAAAAGGCATGTAAAGCCCGTCATCAAAGAGCACTTCCAGCTCAAGGAAACCATAGTTACAATCGCAGCCGATGCCCAGGCTCACATCGAAGCCGCAAAAGAAGCCATCAGAAGCCATAGAGCAGCTCTTGAAACCTACATCCTTTCCGACCCTTATTTTCAGATAACTCTCGAACCCTACGCCTGTCCAAAAAACGCCCCTGAAGTCGTCCGCAGGATGGTAAAAGCAGGAAACACAATGGGAATAGGGCCAATGAGTGCGGTTGCAGGCACGATTTCTGCCCTTGCATTAGAAGCAATGGTAAAAGCAGGAGCAAAATATGCTATTGTCGATAACGGCGGAGACATTGCACTTATCAATGACCGGCAAGTTGTGGTCGGGATCTATGCAGGGCAGTCTCCGATTAAAAACCTGGGATTAATTTTCGAGCCCAGGGACTCGATTACAGGGATCTGCACCTCGGCAGGGACAGTCGGCCCTTCAATCAGTTTTGGGATGGCTGATGCGGCGGCAGTGTTTTCCGATGACGTTTCTCTTGCGGATGCAGCGGCAACAGCACTGGGGAATGAGGTGGGAATCGGAAGAGAATCTGTTGAAGCTTCATTTAAGGCTGTAAAAGACGTGCCAGGAATTAAAGGCGCACTCGTGATCCAGGGAGAGTACATCGGAATGTGGGGAAAAGTGCCGAAAATTACGCGAGCCGATGTAAGACATGAATACATAACTAAAGCGTGA
- a CDS encoding MoaD/ThiS family protein, translating to MIMLVKFLESVQEITRQQEISVKIGKGDTVQTVLFALAYNYGHDFYAVTIGDESETPKVRIMLNGRDIGYLNGFETDVKGGDVLVLSSQGTLS from the coding sequence ATGATAATGCTGGTAAAGTTTCTTGAATCCGTGCAGGAGATAACGAGGCAGCAGGAAATTTCAGTTAAGATAGGGAAAGGAGATACCGTACAAACTGTCCTTTTTGCTCTGGCCTACAATTACGGGCATGATTTCTATGCTGTTACCATCGGTGATGAAAGTGAAACCCCGAAAGTAAGGATAATGCTGAACGGAAGGGACATCGGGTATCTGAACGGGTTCGAAACAGACGTGAAAGGCGGAGATGTTCTGGTCCTGTCCTCACAGGGGACCCTATCATGA
- a CDS encoding LL-diaminopimelate aminotransferase — translation MYSDRINALPPYLFATIDEAKDEMLAKGVDVIDLGVGDPDLPTHPHIVEAMRKAVLDPKTHQYPSYAGMPEFRKAAAEWCKKYKGIELDPATEVIPLIGSKEAVAHIPLAFVNPGDVVLYTEPGYPVYKIGTLFADGEPYPLPLKAENNFLPDLDSIPADVLKKAKLFFFNYPNNPTAATADMAFFEKVVEFCKKNDIIAVHDNAYCQMTYDGYEAPSFLAAKGAMGIGLELYSHSKTYNMTGWRLGFAVGNKALIKGLGKVKSNVDSGVFDAIQIAGIAALSSSQACVDDTNLVYEERRNALIEGLKAMGLEVKPPKATFYIWAPVPKGFTSISFAKLLLEEAGIVATPGVGFGDAGEGYIRFALTKPVERIKEAVERMKKLQF, via the coding sequence ATGTATTCTGACCGCATAAACGCATTACCGCCATATCTTTTTGCAACGATTGATGAAGCCAAGGATGAAATGCTTGCAAAGGGTGTTGACGTAATCGATCTCGGCGTGGGAGATCCTGATCTGCCGACACATCCGCACATTGTTGAGGCAATGCGCAAGGCTGTTCTTGACCCGAAGACACATCAGTATCCTTCTTATGCGGGGATGCCGGAGTTTCGGAAAGCTGCGGCTGAATGGTGTAAGAAATATAAGGGGATTGAGCTTGACCCTGCAACTGAGGTAATCCCCCTGATAGGATCAAAGGAAGCGGTTGCACATATCCCTCTCGCCTTTGTCAACCCCGGAGATGTCGTGCTCTATACCGAGCCAGGGTATCCTGTCTACAAGATAGGGACTCTTTTTGCGGATGGAGAACCTTACCCACTTCCACTAAAAGCTGAGAATAATTTCCTGCCTGACCTTGACTCGATTCCGGCAGATGTCCTGAAAAAGGCGAAACTCTTCTTCTTCAACTACCCCAACAACCCGACTGCAGCAACCGCTGACATGGCATTCTTTGAAAAGGTCGTTGAGTTCTGCAAGAAAAACGACATTATTGCAGTGCACGACAATGCCTACTGCCAGATGACCTACGATGGATACGAGGCTCCCTCTTTCCTTGCAGCAAAAGGCGCAATGGGCATCGGGCTGGAGCTTTACTCTCACTCCAAGACCTACAATATGACCGGCTGGAGGCTCGGGTTTGCAGTCGGAAACAAAGCCCTTATAAAAGGGCTCGGGAAAGTTAAGTCCAACGTGGACTCTGGCGTCTTTGATGCGATCCAGATCGCAGGCATTGCAGCACTTTCCTCTTCCCAGGCCTGTGTTGACGATACCAACCTGGTCTACGAAGAAAGGCGCAATGCCCTTATCGAAGGGCTCAAAGCCATGGGCCTAGAAGTAAAGCCGCCAAAAGCCACCTTCTACATCTGGGCTCCTGTCCCGAAAGGCTTTACCTCAATCAGTTTTGCAAAACTCCTGCTTGAAGAAGCCGGAATCGTCGCAACCCCTGGAGTCGGCTTCGGAGACGCTGGCGAAGGTTACATCAGGTTTGCCCTCACCAAGCCGGTCGAGAGGATAAAAGAAGCTGTAGAGCGGATGAAGAAACTGCAGTTCTAA